The Coleofasciculus sp. FACHB-1120 region GGAGTACCACCTGCTGCTGCGCCGCCCGTAAAGGCAAGGTTGAGACCAGCAGAACGGGCAAGTAGCCCTAAAACTTCTCGAACTGGGGCATCCCGCAGCACTAAGCGGGGTACGCGCTCCGCTGTACCGAGATCGATGACAGCGGGGGCAGCATTGGTGTTGGAGGTGGTGATATCGCCGACTGGGGGCGCGATCGCTCTCGGCAAGAAAGGCGGTGCTGGACTAACGGGTTGAACTGTTCCAGCCGCTGGAGCCGGAACTCCGTCAATCGTAATGCGCGGGTTTGGCACCAGAACGTCTGGGTTTGGCGGGTTTATGACTGGTTGAGGCTGAACCTCCGGTAGACCGGGCGCAGGGGTTACGCCACCGGGTGCTGGAACCTGTGGGATTTGACCGGGTGGCGTTTGGGGGAATACACCGCCCGGAACTGGCGTTTGAGCGAGTCGGGTTGGAGCCGGTGGCGTCTGTGCCGTTGGTGCAGGTGCAGTAGGCGAAGAATTAACAGGTGTCTGGGAGGAGAGCGTCGGCGGTGTTGCTTTATTCGGCGGTGCAACAGAGTTAACGTTTAAGGTGATTCCCCCTTCCTTGTTCTGGCTAATCTGCCCGGTCGGTATGCTGTTAGCCGCACTGACTGTTACTCGGACGCTATTGTCCTCCCGCTGGCTCACGACGATTGACTGAATGCCAGGAGCCGGATTTTCCTGACGGAAGCTGTCTCCCTCAGGTAAGCTCAGCTGGGCATTCACCACATCTGCCGTTAACTCATTCCCACGGCTGAGGGTGAACATCTGAGGGCGGAGGACAGAGTCCTTGCCGGGGGCATCGCCCTCAGATGTCTTTAACATCACTTCAACACCGTTTTCCGTGGGATTAAGTTGTACAGCGGTTACTTGCGTGGCAGCTGCTAAGACCCGTTGTGTTCCGGGTAGAACCAGTGCTGAACCGAGCAAGATTCCACCCAATATTGATACCTGTTTCACCGTTTCCTCCTCACACAAAAGCAATTTTTGCACCTGAATAACAGCTTTCAGGTCGAATTCTCGACACCTACTCGCTGTCTTCTACTGGGCCGGTTGAGCTGCCGCCGCTGCTGCCGCTGCCGCTGCTGCCGCCTCTTTCGCTTCCTGCTCCGATAATGGCAGCAGCACCTCTAAGTTAAAAGAGGTGTTAATCAAGGTTCGCTCTTTAAGTTTGCCAGTGGGGACAATTTTACCCTGCCGGTTCACCGTAATTTTCTGGCTGCTTGCCGCGTCCTTTAACTCTGATTTCAAGTCTTTTACTACTAGCAGTTGCTGGAGTCGTTCTAGACTTCTCAGAATGGATTGGGTTTGACCGTAATCGCCTTCAAAGCTTACATTGTATACCTTACGTTTGAGCTTACCATTGACTTCCGGTCCTAAAGAGCCATCAGTAATAATGTCACTACTGTTGGCATCAGCAGCATCATTTTTCTTTGGCTCATACTTGGTCAATTTGCCCTGTCTTGCTTTAACAAAACGATTGATATCCAGCATTAAGGTATCCAGGGTTTTGGCACTACCAAACATGGAAAGGACAGCAGCTCTTTGCTGTTTTGCCTTGCCTAGGTTTACTTTTGCCGCATCAATTTTTTGCTGAAGTTGTTCCTGTTGTTGAATTTGCTGCTCGGTGTTTTCTACATCAGCTTGCAGTTGTTGATAAGAAGTCCACGCAGGCAACAACAAGTTAACGACCAAATAAGCTGCGCCAGCTAGACCCAATACTGCCAGCAAGGCACCACTGACTGTTGGTGTGAACGTAATCCCAAAGGCACTGGGATAGGCAGCCTCATCTTGGCCTTCATCGGATGGTATAAAGTCTTGACTTACCGTCATTTTTGCAGCGCTCCTGTGTTCTGAAGGTTTCTCAGCCGAGTCGCTAATCCCACTGCACCTTTGCGCTCCCACTCTCTAAGTAGCTGGGAAGCTGGGGCATCACTCAGGCTCGTTTGAATGGTGTATTCCACCACTTTTGGCAATTTAATTTCTACTCTAGCGTTGGAATTTCCTTGATCCTGGGGCTGTTGCACCTGGGTTTGATTGTCTTTCAACTCGGCAGCCACGATTTGGGTATCTTCGCTATCGAATAAGTTAGACCGCTGTAGCGTGAGCAAAAAGTCATTCACTTCATCAAAGGAGCGAGCATACCCTTTAATTGCCACGTTAGAGCTGGGAGGGGCAGCGGCAGCCGTGGGGCTAGGGGCTGCTGCTGCGGCGGTGGCTGGATCTGGCGCGGTTTGCTCAATGCTGGTGATTTGCAGACCTGGAGGAACGCGATCGCGTATATCCTGCAAAATCGCTGACCAAGGAGCTAGTTGATTGAACACGCTGGCAAGTGCCTGGGTTTCTCCTTTCACTGCCTGAATTTCGTTATTGATTGCTTGAATTTGCTGCTCTTTGGCTTTGCCTTCATTCAGCTTCTGTTCCAATTGAGCTTTTTGTGCAGTCAATTGTTCGGTTTGGTTTTGCAACAACAACCACAACGCCCCAACCCCTGCTGGCAATAGCAGTCCGACTGCTAATCCTGCCCACAGCGGCGTCATCTTTTTATTCCCAGCGGGAGCTTTGGCACCGGGGGCATCGCGGCGTATGATGTCCGGGCGATCCTTAAGAAAATTAATATCTAGGCTATACATCCCTTTAAACCTCTCGTAGTCCTAATCCCAATACCACTCCCAACCCCGGTCTTTGTACTGGTGAAATTTCCTCTGTCATTTCCAAGGAAAGGGCAGCAACTGGATCTACTTGCGTCGTCGGCAAGCTCAACCGTTGCGTGAAGAATTCATCCAGTTGTCCAATTCCTCCTCCTGGGCCTGCCAGTAGCAGCTGCGCCACTTCCAAATTTTCGCTCTGATTTAGATAAAAATCGATTGAGCGACGCAGTTCATCAGCAAGCTCTCCCAATACTCTAACTAAAGCTCCCATACCAGGGTTAATTCCCGTTGCACCCGTGCGGACATTATCGACGGGGGTGTTGGGAATTGTCATCCCTTGCAGGATTTCAGTGTTTCTCGATGTCGGTAAATTCATCGCCCGATTCAGGGCACTCTGTAGCTGATACGTCCCAATCGGTACGGTACGGGAGAATTGGGGCACCCCATCCACGATGATGGCAATCTCGGTGCTGTCGAACTCAATGTCTACCAGAACGGCAGCTTCTTGAGGGCCAAATTGCCGCAACTGCTCTCGAATCGTCCGAATCAGAGAAAAACTACTAATCTCCAACACATCAATTTTTAATCCCGCTTCGCGGAAGGTTTCGATATAGGTGTCTGTCACATCCTTGCGGGTGGCAACTAGCAGCACCTGCACCTTCTCAATTCCATCTTCATCGGTGAAGAATCCCAGCTTCTGGTAGTCTACATCTGCTTCTTCCCGTGGAAATGGCAAGTAGAGACCGGCTTCGTGATCCAATACCATTTCCCGCAACTCTTTGTCATCGAGTTCCGCAGGTACTGGGATAACGCGCACCACCGCTTCGCGCCCTGATACGGCAGTGGCAACGTTCTGGACTTTTATCTTACTTTCAGCGATCGCTTCCTTAATCAGTTCGGCTAAAGCTGGGGCATCAATAATCTTGCCTTCTTGAAAAACTCCTTCCGGAACTTCCTTAGAGGACAGCGTTGTTAATTTGAATCCTTGACCCTGCTTGCGTAGTTGAGCAATATTAATCCGTTCAGGGGCAATTTCTATACCAATTCCTTTGGTACGTTTAGCTATTAATCCTTTAAACCGGGTGAACATATCTTTAGGTTTGCTGAGGGAAGCAGCCATTGAAAGTTTAGTTAGAGAAGAGAGATTGCGTGTAGAGAGGGAAATAGAGACAGAATTATGGTACCCAATCTAGCCGACAAACACATCGGTAGAGACAAAAATACACCCTAGTAGATTCCTTACCAATAGATATACCTCATCAGGTAGGATGAGTTACTGCTAGCTGGGTTACTACTAGCGCTGAAAGTGGAATTGCAATTTACATGATCCGTAGGAAAACCTGGAGACGATTGGGCATTTGTACCCTATTGGGGTTCATTTTCAGCTGGGTTATCAGCTGTAGCCCTGGCTCTTCCCCATCCGGAAAAGGGGAAATTGAGTTCTGGACGATGCAGCTGCAACCGCAGTTTACTGAATATTTCAACAAACTGATTACTAACTTTGAAGCCGAAAATACCGGCGTCAAAGTGCGCTGGGTAGATGTACCCTGGAGTGCGATGGAAAGCAAAATTCTGACGGCAGTTTCGGCGAAAACGGCACCCGATGTCGTAAACCTGAATCCGGACTTTGCCTCCCAATTAGCGTCGCGCAATGCCTGGTTAAATTTAGATACTAAAGTTCCCCAAGCTGTGCGCCAGCAATATCTACCTAATATATGGAAGGCTAGCACGCTCAGCGACCAAAGTTTTGGCATTCCCTGGTATTTAACGACGCGGGTGACGATTTACAACCAGGAGTTGTTTAAAGCCGCTGGTGTGAGCAAACCTCCGGCGACTTATGCCCAACTGGCACAAGTCGCTCAGCAAATTAAGGAAAAAACCGGCAAGTATGCGTTTTTTGTGACTCTGGTTCCAGAAGATTCGGCTGAGGTGCTGGAATCGATGGTGCAGATGGGGGTTGAATTAGTGGATACCAAAGGAGAGGCGGCTTTTAATACACCCGCAGGGAAAGCGGCGTTTCAGTATTGGGTAGACCTTTACCAGAAGAAGCTGTTGCCCCAGGAGGTATTGACACAAGGGCATCGACGTGCAGTTGAACTCTACCAAGCGGGCGAGACGGCGATGCTAGCAACGGGAGCAGAGTTTATGGCGACGATAGAGAAGAATGCACCCGCGATCGCGCAAGTCTCTGCTGCGGCACCCCAGATTACCGGCGAAACGGGTAAAAAGAATGTAGCCGTGATGAATCTGGTGATTCCCCGCGACACTCCAAATCCGGATGACGCCCTAAAATTTGCTTTATTTGTCACGAACGATCAGAATCAACTGGCTTTTGCCAAGGCGGCGAACGTGTTGCCGTCTACCGTTCAGGCAGTGCAAGAGTACCAACGCCAGATAGCCACTAATCCTAAGGTGTCGCCCGTGGAGCAAGCTCGCGTCCTTAGTGCCAGCCAATTGACATCGGCAGAGGTTTTAGTCCCGGCGATCAAGGATCTCAACAAGTTGCAGAAGGCAATTTATGAAAATTTGCAAGCAGCGATGTTGGGGGAAAAGACGGTAGATAAAGCAGTTGGGGATGCAGCTTTAGCGTGGAATCAGCGGTAGGGATTTGCGGTTTGCTCCTAGACCTAACCCCCAACCCCTTCCCTACCAGGGAAGGGGGGCAAGATTCAAAGCCCCTCTCCGTTTCGGAGAGGGGTTGGGGAGAGGTCTGGAGAGGCACTTTTTTCTCTAGATAGGGAGTTACTTTGACACGATTGCAGAAGTGTTAGAGCTTGAAGTGACTTTACGGGGCAACTCTAGGCGAAAAGTTGAACCTTCTCCGGGCTGACTTTCCACCTGAATTTTTCCATGCATCATGCCAACCAATCGGTCAGTAATGGCAAGCCCCAAACCCGTACCGCCATAAGTGCGCGTCAGGCTTTGACTAACTTGGCGAAATTCTTGAAAAATTTGCTTGATTTCCGACTGCTCAATCCCAATACCAGTATCTTTGACAGCGATCGCAATTTGGTCGGGTGTCGGTTCGCAAGCGTCTACGGTTATGCTACCCGAATCGGTAAACTTAATCGCATTGGAAAGAAGATTAACCAACACTTGCCGCAGGCGATTACTGTCATTTACAACATAAGGGTTATCTAGACAAACGTGAATATGAACTTCCAATTGTTTCTGGTGAGCTAAACTCTGGAGTTCTTCCACCGTTTGCGTGACTAGCTCGACTAAGTTAAATTCTTCTAAGTTTAATTCCAGGCGTCCCGCCTCCAACTTAGAGAAATCCAGAATATCCTCAATCAGCTTGAGCAAGTGTTTTCCACTATTAAAAATACGCTCCAGCATATGTAATTGATTGTGACCCAGTTGATGCTGAGCTTGGCGCATCAACAATTGCGAAAAGCCAAGAATCGCGTTCATCGGAGTCCGCAGTTCGTGAGACATCAGCGCCAAAAATTGCGATTTCAGCCGAACTTCTTCTTGAAGGTGCAAATTTTGTAGATGATAACAGCGAATTTTCTCCTCCGCTTGCTTGCGAGCGGTGATATCCCGTAGCATCCACCGTAGGGAAGATCCCTGACCTGGCTTATCTCGGACGCTGGCAACCGTCAGAGCAGCATCAAAGAGGTTTCCTTGACGCGATTTTAGTCGCACCTCCCACTCCTGAAGTAAGCCTAATTTCGGCAGATGAGTCAGTTGAGAACGAAAGGCTCGACGAGTATCCTCCGGCACAAAGATGATCAGCGGTTTGCCCACTAAGTAAGTGTGCGCGACACCGAGAAGCTGGGCGGCGGCTTGATTGGCTTCCCGAATCATTCCAGCCCCATCTGTCACCAGGTAGCCGTCTGGAGCCAAATCGAATAAGTCTTGATAGCGCTGGCGTTCCGATTCCAATGCACTGCGAGCCGCTAGCAAACTCTCATTCTGCTGGCGCAGTTCTTCTTCGGCGACGTGTAATTCTTCTAAGGCAGTTTTTAATTCTTCCAGCGATACCGCTAGCAGCTCTGGGTCTTGCTTAGGCGAATCGACAATGCGCTGCTCTAGCGCCGCTGCGCGTTGACGTGCAGTCTGTACTTTTTGGCTAAACTGCTCCCCTTTCTGGTGGAAACTCATGCAATTTCTAATCACTACCTTTTTGTAAAATTTCGTAAAGTTTTTGTTAAACGATTGAGGCACCCATTGGGGTTGCGAGCAATTAAAAAATTAGATTAGCTCTAAGCTCCCTCAGTGACTAGACAAACCACACCCAGCTTTTCGCTTTTGGTGGTAAGTGCGATTGAACTTATTCACTTATTCAATGTTCAATGAATAAATTCCAGTAACTTGAAGGGTGTGCAAAATCTCAGAGAAACATTATGTACACACCTTGAGTTAACTGTAAGAAATTTATTTGTAAATCCTCTTAGAGACTGATCAGTTAGGCGAAAATCCATAAGCTGTAACCGGAGCCTCGTTCACAGACCCTTCCTAGCCATTTTCAACCCAGATAAACCCGATCCCCTAGCCTGTTTCCCACCTCGCGCTAAACGTCTTATGGTTAAAATCACAAAAAGATAGAATATTTTAGCTTTTTTAAGCAGAAAAAGGCTGAGTTTAACTTTCTTCATATCGTCTTTTATATTGTCGCAGCGAGGTTCGGAAAGCGGTTAATTCTATTACCAGTAGGTTTAAAGTTTTACCTGTACTTAGAAAATATATTTCCACAGAGACCGTAGATTTAAAATTTTTATAACGTTGGCATGGCGCTGGGTAATTCTTGCATTAACACAATCACTCCGTGAATTTCTTTCTTTAAAGTAAATAGAGGCATACAGGTGACTTTACATTGAATTGTTCTCCCGCGCCGGTTGAGAGCATCTAGCGTTTGTTCGTGGTGTTCTGATTCCCCGGCTAAACAGCTTTGAATCGGCTGTCTGAGTTGCTCTATCGGCAAGCCAAGCTCCAAATTTAGAAAGTGTTGTCCCTGGATTTCATGGCTTCGCAGCCCCCACAAATCTTCAGCTTGAAGATTCCAGACTTGGATGTTCAGCTCTTGATTTAATACGGCGATACCGCCCGGTAGACTGGTAAAAATAGACTTTAAAAAGGCGTTGGCTTCGTTAAGATCCTGGCTGGACAGTCGTAGTTCTTCCGTTGTTAGCCGTAGCTCTTCGTTCCTCGTGTCTAATTGTTCCGATTTTACTTGTAAATCCCCGTCACGCGCCTCTAAGCTATCGACAGTGGACTTGGCTTGAGCGATCGCAGCTTGCAGTTGTTCGTTGACGACAAGCCAATCGTGGTTTTTATCCTCTAAAGCGCGATCGCTCTTGGCTAATGCTTCGACAGTCGCTTGCAGTTGCTCATCGAGAAGTTGTAGCCTCTGCTTGGAGGATTGCAGCTGCTTCAACTGTTGAGACTGGTTTGTGTCTGGGCGATCGCGCTGGCGATCTCGATTCGATGGGATTGTCAGATAGTCGTTGTATTGGGATACCTCCTCGTGTTCCACTAGCAAGTCTTCTAAGATGAAGCAAAATTCCTCAAACGCTGCCGTCCCCAACACGATTTGCTGCAAGAGCAATACCTGGATGGGCGATGAATCAATGGCTAATAAATATTTGTGCAGGGTTGAAAAGTGCTGTTGCAGAGTACTTATCTGCTGCAACAGCTTGTTCTGATTCATTGAAGAACCTCCTCTTGCTCCTCCATGAATAAAAGCACTCCCCGAATCTCTGCTTCTTTGCCTAACAAAGGTTTGCAAGTAACTTTACACTCAATTGCTTTGCCGCGTCGATTGGTGGCATTGAGGATAATTTCTTGGAAATCTTCTTCCCCAGATAGACAAATGCGAATTGGCTGTTTAAGTTGCTCTACTGGCAAGCCAATATCCAAATTTAGAAAGTGTTGCCCTTGGATTTCATCGCTTCGCAGTCCCCACATATCTTCAGCTTTGCGATCCCAACTCTGGATATGCAAATCTCGCCCGACTACGACGACGCCACCCCGAAGACTGCCCAAAATCGACTCTAAAAAGGCGTTCGCATCGTTGAGTTCTTCGCTGCGACGGCGCATTTCATCGTTAAGAGCCTGCAATTCCTCATTCGTGGATTGCAGCTCTTCGTTCATGGTTTCCAGCTCTTCATTAGAAGATTGGAGTTCCTCGTTTGTCGTCTCTAACTCTTCGTTAGAGGATTGGAGTTCCTCGTTTGTCGTTTCTAACTCTTCATTCGTAGACTGGAGTTCTTCATAAGCCATTTCCAGTTCTTGGTTGGATTGTTGCAGATCCTCCTGTAGCCGTTTGTAGCGGCTGACATCAATAAAGGAAATACTAACGCCCAAAGGATTGGCGGATACCTCTACGAGCGGTACCACCAGCACGTCTAGAGTAATCGTTTCTCCCTTAGGGGTTTGCCACCGTACATCCCGGATAGTAATCTGTCGGCGCTCCGCGTAGGCTTGATCGATACAAGAGCGTAATTCCAGGGGACGATAAGAAATTTCCAAATCTTGCAAGGGGCGTCCCTGATCCTTCGGAGTTAGGGGAAATATTGCCCTAGCTTGTTCATTCACCAACACGAGAAACCCATTGACATCGATGACTATCTGGGGTGTCGGACTGCTGTCGAAAGCA contains the following coding sequences:
- a CDS encoding sugar ABC transporter substrate-binding protein, with amino-acid sequence MIRRKTWRRLGICTLLGFIFSWVISCSPGSSPSGKGEIEFWTMQLQPQFTEYFNKLITNFEAENTGVKVRWVDVPWSAMESKILTAVSAKTAPDVVNLNPDFASQLASRNAWLNLDTKVPQAVRQQYLPNIWKASTLSDQSFGIPWYLTTRVTIYNQELFKAAGVSKPPATYAQLAQVAQQIKEKTGKYAFFVTLVPEDSAEVLESMVQMGVELVDTKGEAAFNTPAGKAAFQYWVDLYQKKLLPQEVLTQGHRRAVELYQAGETAMLATGAEFMATIEKNAPAIAQVSAAAPQITGETGKKNVAVMNLVIPRDTPNPDDALKFALFVTNDQNQLAFAKAANVLPSTVQAVQEYQRQIATNPKVSPVEQARVLSASQLTSAEVLVPAIKDLNKLQKAIYENLQAAMLGEKTVDKAVGDAALAWNQR
- a CDS encoding ATP-binding protein gives rise to the protein MSFHQKGEQFSQKVQTARQRAAALEQRIVDSPKQDPELLAVSLEELKTALEELHVAEEELRQQNESLLAARSALESERQRYQDLFDLAPDGYLVTDGAGMIREANQAAAQLLGVAHTYLVGKPLIIFVPEDTRRAFRSQLTHLPKLGLLQEWEVRLKSRQGNLFDAALTVASVRDKPGQGSSLRWMLRDITARKQAEEKIRCYHLQNLHLQEEVRLKSQFLALMSHELRTPMNAILGFSQLLMRQAQHQLGHNQLHMLERIFNSGKHLLKLIEDILDFSKLEAGRLELNLEEFNLVELVTQTVEELQSLAHQKQLEVHIHVCLDNPYVVNDSNRLRQVLVNLLSNAIKFTDSGSITVDACEPTPDQIAIAVKDTGIGIEQSEIKQIFQEFRQVSQSLTRTYGGTGLGLAITDRLVGMMHGKIQVESQPGEGSTFRLELPRKVTSSSNTSAIVSK
- a CDS encoding CheR family methyltransferase; protein product: MNLPTIDPQFEALLQYLKGTRGFDFTGYKRSTLMRRVLKRMQIVEIESYNDYIDYLEVYPEEFIHLFNTLLINVTAFFRDRSAWDYIIKEIVPYIAVRKPINEPIRIWSAGCASGEEAYTIAIAFAEALGVEQFKERVKIYATDLDEEALNQARQATYLAKNVAELAPEMLEKYFEECERGYNFRKDLRRAVIFGRHNLTIDAPISRIDLLVCRNTLMYFNSETQAKILARFHFALNDGGFIFLGKAEMLLTHSHTFTPVDLKRRVFTKAHKIGIRERLLLMAQSGSEEAANNIATHVRIREVAFDSSPTPQIVIDVNGFLVLVNEQARAIFPLTPKDQGRPLQDLEISYRPLELRSCIDQAYAERRQITIRDVRWQTPKGETITLDVLVVPLVEVSANPLGVSISFIDVSRYKRLQEDLQQSNQELEMAYEELQSTNEELETTNEELQSSNEELETTNEELQSSNEELETMNEELQSTNEELQALNDEMRRRSEELNDANAFLESILGSLRGGVVVVGRDLHIQSWDRKAEDMWGLRSDEIQGQHFLNLDIGLPVEQLKQPIRICLSGEEDFQEIILNATNRRGKAIECKVTCKPLLGKEAEIRGVLLFMEEQEEVLQ
- a CDS encoding PilN domain-containing protein; protein product: MYSLDINFLKDRPDIIRRDAPGAKAPAGNKKMTPLWAGLAVGLLLPAGVGALWLLLQNQTEQLTAQKAQLEQKLNEGKAKEQQIQAINNEIQAVKGETQALASVFNQLAPWSAILQDIRDRVPPGLQITSIEQTAPDPATAAAAAPSPTAAAAPPSSNVAIKGYARSFDEVNDFLLTLQRSNLFDSEDTQIVAAELKDNQTQVQQPQDQGNSNARVEIKLPKVVEYTIQTSLSDAPASQLLREWERKGAVGLATRLRNLQNTGALQK
- the pilM gene encoding type IV pilus assembly protein PilM; translation: MFTRFKGLIAKRTKGIGIEIAPERINIAQLRKQGQGFKLTTLSSKEVPEGVFQEGKIIDAPALAELIKEAIAESKIKVQNVATAVSGREAVVRVIPVPAELDDKELREMVLDHEAGLYLPFPREEADVDYQKLGFFTDEDGIEKVQVLLVATRKDVTDTYIETFREAGLKIDVLEISSFSLIRTIREQLRQFGPQEAAVLVDIEFDSTEIAIIVDGVPQFSRTVPIGTYQLQSALNRAMNLPTSRNTEILQGMTIPNTPVDNVRTGATGINPGMGALVRVLGELADELRRSIDFYLNQSENLEVAQLLLAGPGGGIGQLDEFFTQRLSLPTTQVDPVAALSLEMTEEISPVQRPGLGVVLGLGLREV
- a CDS encoding PAS domain S-box protein, whose protein sequence is MNQNKLLQQISTLQQHFSTLHKYLLAIDSSPIQVLLLQQIVLGTAAFEEFCFILEDLLVEHEEVSQYNDYLTIPSNRDRQRDRPDTNQSQQLKQLQSSKQRLQLLDEQLQATVEALAKSDRALEDKNHDWLVVNEQLQAAIAQAKSTVDSLEARDGDLQVKSEQLDTRNEELRLTTEELRLSSQDLNEANAFLKSIFTSLPGGIAVLNQELNIQVWNLQAEDLWGLRSHEIQGQHFLNLELGLPIEQLRQPIQSCLAGESEHHEQTLDALNRRGRTIQCKVTCMPLFTLKKEIHGVIVLMQELPSAMPTL